One Gloeobacter morelensis MG652769 DNA window includes the following coding sequences:
- the hemG gene encoding protoporphyrinogen oxidase: MSTAEELLDVLVVGAGLSGLALAWNLKRAGCTLLICQAGERVGGAITTALTDGFVCEGGPSSFQESPALIELLTQLQLEDQIVTADPRLARFVWWENRLRSVPLTPPQLVRSDLLSWSGKARLLWELFVPALGEPREETVAEFVLRRFGEEVLSRLVDPLVSGMCAGDVGQLSVEATFEGLVELERRHGGVLRGLWRTARTRAPLKRLCTLRGGLEQLPQALAQRLQPQLLLSHRLEALERLSGDHWRAVVAGPQGEPLAIAARTVILAGAAHAMAPVLRPLDAGLGRALESIYYPPVASINLGYSKSQVPNAPEGFGHLIPRNQTLRSLGVIWNSSLFPHTAPPNWRLYTCFVGGTTDPATPNLSDTELASLAHRELQTALGFQAGYQLLRVTRWPQAIPQYALGHPSKQERVERALLGLPGLFLAGNYFGGISLGDCVRHSGAVASRVLQFLSTVASNGSLRPA, from the coding sequence ATGAGCACGGCCGAGGAATTGCTGGATGTACTGGTGGTGGGCGCCGGCCTGAGCGGGCTGGCGCTCGCCTGGAACCTCAAGCGAGCCGGCTGCACGTTACTGATCTGTCAGGCGGGTGAGCGGGTGGGTGGAGCGATCACTACCGCGCTCACCGACGGTTTTGTGTGCGAGGGGGGACCCAGCAGTTTTCAAGAATCCCCGGCCCTCATCGAGCTGTTGACCCAGTTGCAACTCGAAGATCAAATCGTCACCGCCGATCCGCGCCTGGCGCGTTTTGTCTGGTGGGAGAACCGCCTGCGCTCGGTGCCGCTCACCCCGCCGCAGCTGGTGCGCTCCGACCTACTCAGTTGGTCCGGCAAAGCCCGGCTGCTGTGGGAGTTGTTCGTCCCGGCTCTGGGCGAGCCGCGCGAGGAGACGGTAGCCGAATTTGTTCTGCGCCGCTTCGGCGAAGAAGTCCTCTCGCGGCTGGTCGATCCGCTGGTTTCGGGGATGTGCGCGGGCGATGTCGGCCAGTTGAGCGTCGAAGCCACCTTTGAGGGGTTAGTCGAGCTGGAGCGCCGCCACGGCGGTGTGCTGCGGGGTTTGTGGCGCACTGCCCGCACCCGCGCACCCCTCAAGCGCCTCTGCACGTTGCGCGGCGGCCTGGAGCAGTTGCCCCAGGCGCTCGCCCAGCGGCTGCAGCCGCAGCTCCTGCTTTCCCACCGCCTCGAGGCGCTCGAACGCCTGTCCGGGGATCACTGGCGGGCGGTGGTGGCCGGTCCGCAGGGCGAGCCGCTGGCGATTGCGGCGCGCACGGTGATTCTGGCGGGTGCCGCCCACGCCATGGCTCCGGTGTTGCGGCCCCTGGACGCCGGTCTTGGACGCGCCCTTGAGAGCATTTACTACCCACCGGTTGCGAGCATCAACCTCGGCTACTCCAAAAGCCAGGTGCCCAACGCGCCGGAGGGCTTCGGGCATTTGATTCCCCGCAACCAGACCCTGCGCAGTCTCGGGGTGATCTGGAACAGCAGCCTCTTTCCCCATACCGCCCCACCCAACTGGCGGCTCTATACCTGCTTTGTAGGCGGTACTACCGATCCAGCCACCCCCAATCTCAGCGACACCGAACTGGCCAGCCTTGCCCACCGCGAACTGCAGACGGCCCTGGGCTTCCAGGCGGGCTATCAACTGCTGCGCGTGACGCGCTGGCCTCAAGCTATCCCCCAGTACGCCCTCGGCCATCCCAGCAAGCAGGAGCGGGTCGAACGGGCGCTTTTGGGGCTTCCGGGGTTGTTCTTAGCCGGCAATTACTTCGGCGGTATCTCTCTGGGCGATTGCGTGCGCCATTCCGGTGCGGTCGCCTCCCGGGTATTGCAGTTTTTGAGCACAGTGGCCAGCAACGGCAGCCTGCGCCCGGCCTGA
- a CDS encoding chorismate--pyruvate lyase family protein: MKQYCEAGPLADWWPGERAEAIALGALSPVQRLLMVTDGTVTELLAAYFLEPIAVRKLGPLVLRDVGEQVYEREVLLTGRISGQAYVHAQSTILIERLTANLREGLLATDKGIGELLREGLTETCRELSGFWCEAAGGRAAYFGTTPEAPLLGRSYVVRCNQIPTMRITERFWAAAFA, from the coding sequence ATGAAGCAATATTGCGAAGCCGGGCCGCTGGCGGACTGGTGGCCGGGGGAGCGCGCCGAAGCGATCGCGTTGGGTGCCCTGTCGCCGGTGCAGCGGCTGCTGATGGTCACCGACGGGACGGTGACCGAGTTATTGGCGGCCTACTTTCTGGAGCCCATCGCCGTGCGCAAGCTCGGACCACTGGTGCTGCGGGATGTGGGTGAGCAGGTCTACGAGCGCGAGGTGCTGCTCACGGGCCGCATCAGCGGGCAAGCTTACGTGCATGCCCAATCGACCATCCTCATCGAGCGGCTCACAGCGAATCTGCGCGAGGGACTGCTTGCCACCGACAAAGGGATAGGCGAGTTGCTGCGCGAGGGGCTCACCGAGACTTGCCGCGAGTTGAGCGGCTTCTGGTGCGAGGCGGCGGGCGGCCGGGCTGCTTACTTCGGCACCACTCCTGAAGCGCCACTACTCGGGCGCAGTTATGTGGTGCGCTGCAACCAGATACCCACCATGCGGATCACGGAGCGCTTTTGGGCAGCGGCCTTCGCCTAG
- a CDS encoding carbonic anhydrase: protein MKPHPGSHKAMIAAGLTPDEALERLLAGNGRFVAAKLENPHRTAAYVRSIAHSQHPFAVLVGCADSRVAPEILFDQGLGDLFVNRVAGNCVSDDILGSIEYAVEHLGCSLVLVLGHERCGAIQAAIAAATAGATFNGYVRHFIEAIRPAVEMCQAQAGDLDENALRANVLRNVEKIKTASDIIHSKLLSGEVKVLGGRYDLDDGVVTLLG from the coding sequence ATGAAGCCGCACCCAGGGTCACACAAAGCAATGATCGCCGCCGGCCTGACGCCCGATGAGGCCCTGGAGCGTTTGTTGGCAGGCAATGGCCGCTTTGTGGCGGCCAAATTGGAGAATCCCCACCGCACGGCCGCCTACGTGCGCTCGATTGCCCACAGCCAGCATCCCTTCGCCGTCTTGGTCGGTTGCGCCGATTCGCGCGTCGCACCGGAGATCTTGTTCGATCAGGGATTGGGAGATTTGTTTGTCAACCGGGTGGCGGGCAATTGCGTGAGCGACGACATCCTCGGCAGTATCGAGTACGCCGTCGAGCATCTGGGTTGCTCGCTGGTGCTGGTGCTTGGCCACGAGCGCTGCGGGGCGATCCAGGCGGCGATCGCAGCGGCCACCGCTGGGGCGACCTTTAACGGCTATGTGCGCCACTTCATCGAGGCGATCCGCCCGGCGGTGGAAATGTGCCAGGCCCAAGCGGGCGATCTGGACGAAAACGCACTGCGGGCCAATGTGCTGCGCAATGTCGAGAAAATCAAGACGGCCTCCGATATCATCCACTCCAAGCTCCTGAGCGGTGAAGTCAAGGTGTTGGGGGGGCGCTACGACCTCGATGACGGTGTTGTGACGCTTTTGGGCTGA
- a CDS encoding MBOAT family O-acyltransferase, with amino-acid sequence MLFNSHLFIYLFLPAVLVLFFQIGKRRGQKPATLWLIAASLVFYAYWKSAYLWLLIASVTFNYAVGTWMGRKFAGQTPQAKLLLGVSVAANLGLLAYYKYTDFFLASTNAILGTGFALPNIVLPLAISFFTFNQIAYLVDAYQGKVEEYDFFNYCLFIVFFPHLIAGPIVHHRDIIPQFNKFNFSFESASVGLGLTIFSAGLFKKVVFADSIAVYATPVFAAAAKGVELTAAEAWLGALAYTLQLYFDFSGYSDMAVGLALLFGVRFPWNFDAPYKAASIIDFWRRWHITLSQFLRDYLYIPLGGNRKGPARRFVNLMLTMLLGGLWHGANWTFIVWGALHGFYIVLNHLWNDLQRRPGAGKLRPAPSIGAAVTFVAVVAGWVIFRSDSLATAGTMFKSMAGLQAEHAAAGLFPHLGFADPDWVPVSSVAGLLAVCWWAPSLKSLVERYEKEPPPAEGWSLRWRPSGGWAVWVGVIAWLALMLLARPTEFLYYQF; translated from the coding sequence ATGTTATTTAACTCGCATCTTTTTATTTATTTGTTTTTGCCTGCGGTGCTGGTTTTGTTTTTTCAGATCGGCAAACGGAGAGGACAAAAACCGGCAACCCTCTGGCTGATTGCCGCTTCGCTGGTGTTTTATGCTTACTGGAAAAGCGCCTACCTGTGGTTGTTGATCGCTTCTGTCACATTCAATTATGCTGTCGGAACCTGGATGGGCCGGAAGTTTGCGGGGCAGACTCCCCAGGCAAAGCTGCTGCTGGGGGTGAGCGTCGCTGCCAATCTGGGCTTGCTTGCCTACTACAAATATACCGACTTTTTTCTGGCGAGCACCAATGCGATATTGGGCACCGGCTTTGCACTGCCCAATATTGTTCTTCCGCTCGCGATTTCATTTTTTACTTTTAATCAGATTGCCTACCTAGTCGATGCCTATCAGGGCAAAGTTGAAGAGTACGATTTTTTTAATTACTGCCTGTTTATCGTCTTCTTTCCCCATCTGATTGCCGGTCCCATCGTCCACCACCGCGACATTATTCCTCAGTTCAACAAATTCAACTTTTCCTTTGAGAGCGCCTCTGTAGGTCTGGGGCTGACCATCTTCAGCGCCGGTCTGTTTAAAAAAGTGGTCTTTGCCGATAGCATCGCCGTCTACGCCACCCCGGTCTTCGCGGCGGCTGCAAAGGGCGTGGAACTGACGGCCGCCGAGGCGTGGCTCGGTGCCCTCGCCTACACCCTGCAGCTTTATTTTGATTTTTCGGGCTACTCCGACATGGCGGTGGGGCTGGCGCTGCTGTTCGGTGTTCGCTTTCCCTGGAACTTCGATGCGCCCTACAAAGCGGCGAGCATCATCGACTTCTGGCGGCGCTGGCACATCACCCTGTCGCAGTTTTTGCGCGATTACCTGTACATCCCGCTGGGGGGTAACCGCAAAGGCCCCGCCCGCCGCTTCGTCAACTTGATGCTCACGATGCTGTTGGGCGGACTCTGGCACGGCGCCAACTGGACTTTTATCGTCTGGGGCGCGCTGCACGGATTCTATATTGTCCTCAACCACCTCTGGAACGACCTGCAGCGCAGGCCCGGGGCCGGGAAGCTGCGCCCGGCCCCGAGCATCGGTGCTGCTGTAACCTTTGTTGCCGTGGTGGCCGGCTGGGTGATCTTCCGCTCCGACAGTCTGGCGACGGCGGGGACGATGTTCAAGAGTATGGCCGGGCTGCAGGCTGAACATGCCGCCGCGGGCCTGTTTCCCCATTTGGGCTTCGCGGATCCCGACTGGGTACCCGTATCATCGGTCGCAGGCTTGCTGGCGGTCTGCTGGTGGGCCCCGAGCCTCAAATCGCTGGTGGAGCGCTACGAAAAAGAGCCGCCGCCGGCCGAGGGCTGGTCGCTGCGCTGGCGGCCGAGCGGCGGCTGGGCTGTCTGGGTCGGGGTGATTGCCTGGCTTGCGCTGATGTTGCTGGCTAGGCCCACCGAATTTCTCTACTACCAGTTTTGA
- a CDS encoding peptide ABC transporter substrate-binding protein, with translation MKMVPLPQAPARLWLVLLAGLAVAGCSTQAEKSYFGRLDPPPENILRVGNGQEPRSFDPHKSIAYPEGHVYLNIYEGLASRDGKTLEPRPAIATAWRTTADRRRWIFALRRGARFSDGVPITAHDFVYSWRRLVDPQRASPYIFAAYGIKNARAIAAGKFPVDALGVQALDDFTLAVDLEQPTPYFDKLVTAWAFVALPRHVIEHRGDRWAKPEHLVASGPFRLAEHVPYHQIVLEKNPFYWDRHNVQLERVYLYPVADGAQNVNLYRAGEIDVMRGGYLPLPLIPRLSLKRDFQRGPYFASRYFSYNLARKPFDDVRVRRALSLAIDRAVLAAKFIGNGEVPAGGVVPPIVPAYRVPEAVGFDPERARRLLAEAGYPGGRGFPAFSLTLFARDDVRKVGEAIQSMWKNTLGIDVRLESEEGQTYTARLERRDFAVTTDGWVGDYIDPTAFLDIFVEANANNHSGWTDPRYAALLRHASVEPDARRRLALLAAAEARLVEASPIIPLTYMVLNYLKKPWVQGWYVDPLEQHQFKYVRIERQWQAATGGNPTHGL, from the coding sequence ATGAAGATGGTGCCGCTTCCCCAGGCCCCGGCGCGATTGTGGCTGGTGTTGCTGGCGGGCCTGGCTGTGGCCGGTTGCAGCACTCAGGCTGAGAAGAGCTACTTCGGCCGCCTGGACCCGCCGCCCGAGAACATCCTGCGGGTGGGCAACGGCCAGGAACCGCGGTCGTTCGACCCCCACAAGTCGATCGCCTACCCGGAAGGCCATGTCTATCTGAACATTTACGAAGGACTGGCCAGCCGCGACGGCAAGACCCTCGAACCCCGTCCGGCCATCGCCACCGCCTGGCGGACCACCGCCGACCGTCGCCGCTGGATTTTTGCGCTGCGCCGGGGAGCGCGCTTCAGCGACGGCGTACCGATCACCGCCCACGATTTTGTCTACAGCTGGCGACGGCTGGTGGACCCGCAGCGCGCCTCACCCTATATCTTTGCCGCCTACGGCATCAAGAATGCCCGCGCCATCGCCGCGGGCAAATTCCCAGTCGATGCGCTCGGTGTGCAGGCTCTGGACGATTTCACCCTGGCGGTCGACCTGGAGCAGCCGACGCCCTACTTCGACAAACTGGTCACCGCCTGGGCCTTCGTCGCCCTGCCGCGCCACGTCATCGAGCACCGGGGGGACCGCTGGGCCAAGCCCGAGCATCTGGTGGCAAGCGGCCCGTTTCGTCTGGCTGAGCATGTCCCTTACCACCAGATTGTGCTGGAGAAAAATCCGTTCTACTGGGACCGGCACAACGTGCAGCTGGAGCGGGTCTACCTCTATCCGGTGGCCGACGGAGCCCAGAATGTCAATCTCTACCGGGCCGGGGAAATCGACGTGATGCGCGGCGGCTATCTGCCCCTGCCGCTGATCCCGCGCCTCAGCCTGAAGCGCGATTTCCAGCGCGGCCCCTATTTTGCCTCGCGCTACTTCAGCTATAACCTGGCGCGCAAACCCTTCGACGACGTGCGGGTGCGCCGGGCTTTGAGTCTTGCTATCGACCGCGCTGTCCTCGCAGCCAAATTCATCGGCAATGGTGAGGTGCCCGCCGGTGGCGTCGTGCCGCCCATCGTTCCGGCTTACCGGGTGCCTGAGGCCGTGGGTTTTGACCCCGAGCGCGCCCGCCGGTTGCTGGCCGAGGCAGGTTATCCGGGCGGGCGGGGTTTTCCGGCCTTCAGCCTCACTTTGTTTGCCCGCGACGACGTGCGCAAAGTGGGCGAGGCGATCCAGAGCATGTGGAAAAACACCCTTGGTATCGACGTGCGGCTGGAGAGTGAAGAAGGCCAGACCTACACCGCCCGCCTGGAGCGACGCGATTTTGCGGTGACCACCGACGGTTGGGTGGGCGATTACATCGATCCGACCGCCTTTTTGGACATCTTTGTGGAGGCGAACGCCAACAACCACTCGGGCTGGACCGATCCGCGCTACGCCGCACTGCTCAGACACGCGAGCGTCGAACCGGACGCGCGTCGCCGCCTGGCGCTTTTGGCTGCAGCCGAGGCGCGGCTGGTCGAAGCATCGCCCATCATCCCCCTCACCTATATGGTGCTCAATTACCTCAAAAAACCCTGGGTGCAGGGCTGGTACGTCGATCCGCTCGAACAGCACCAGTTCAAGTACGTGCGCATCGAGCGCCAGTGGCAAGCGGCGACCGGCGGCAACCCCACCCATGGGCTTTAA
- a CDS encoding phycobilisome rod-core linker polypeptide, which yields MSVLTGDNQQRGSKLFKITIALSPTLAHHPWPGPDTHEPSQSSYSTVVSLERLLPEMTRIKRNGGRILEITEGEASQSRTNFPAIMEPPVVELYPRAGEADVQAVIATAYKQVFGNIHVMESERIVSAESLLRNRSISVREFVRLLAKSDLYKESFFHCTSNNRFIELNFKHLLGRAPYNHSEIIEHLDRYQSQGYDAEIDSYIDSDEYVKTFGENVVPYHRGFKSQVGQQSVAAFGRMIRLFGGDASSDTSLNRNGQKRLVDPKQLLRSGRGIV from the coding sequence ATGAGCGTGCTCACCGGCGACAATCAACAGCGCGGCAGCAAATTGTTCAAGATCACGATCGCCCTCTCACCGACCCTCGCGCACCATCCCTGGCCTGGTCCCGACACCCACGAACCGAGCCAGAGCAGCTACAGCACGGTCGTATCGCTCGAGCGGCTGTTGCCCGAGATGACCAGAATCAAGCGCAACGGCGGCCGGATTCTCGAAATTACCGAAGGCGAAGCTTCCCAGAGCCGCACCAATTTTCCGGCGATCATGGAGCCGCCGGTGGTCGAGCTGTACCCCCGGGCCGGCGAAGCGGATGTGCAGGCGGTGATCGCGACTGCCTACAAACAGGTATTCGGCAATATCCACGTCATGGAGAGTGAACGAATTGTTTCTGCCGAGTCGCTGTTGCGCAACCGCTCGATCAGCGTGCGCGAGTTCGTGCGGCTACTGGCCAAATCGGATTTGTACAAAGAAAGCTTCTTCCATTGCACCTCCAACAATCGCTTCATTGAACTGAATTTCAAACATCTGTTGGGCCGTGCTCCTTACAATCATTCAGAAATTATCGAACACCTCGATCGCTATCAGTCGCAGGGCTACGATGCGGAGATCGATTCCTACATCGACAGCGACGAGTACGTCAAAACCTTTGGCGAAAATGTCGTTCCCTACCACCGCGGATTTAAATCCCAGGTCGGCCAACAGTCGGTGGCGGCTTTCGGGCGGATGATCCGGCTGTTCGGCGGCGATGCCAGCAGCGACACCAGCCTGAACCGCAACGGCCAGAAGCGCCTGGTCGATCCTAAGCAATTGCTGCGCTCCGGCCGCGGCATCGTCTAG
- a CDS encoding DUF2656 domain-containing protein, producing the protein MGKLPMARMLLSHSFDIPEGIVPWLGTDEIAAAFVGALGSYSGLVCRSLDHSPYWMLEIRFLCAVLPPRRIGEACARALIQKRHQLQPQQWLHPTVLVYGAKKNSPARSTSPDALQLGDWGVNVVETASAAKLLQAIDKESNRSQKPADSFFVSVVDEA; encoded by the coding sequence GTGGGCAAGCTGCCCATGGCCCGCATGCTGCTGTCCCATAGTTTCGACATTCCGGAAGGGATCGTTCCCTGGTTGGGTACCGACGAGATCGCCGCCGCCTTTGTTGGCGCCCTCGGGTCGTACAGCGGTCTGGTGTGCCGGTCCCTCGACCACAGCCCCTACTGGATGCTCGAAATTCGTTTTCTGTGCGCAGTATTGCCCCCCCGCCGGATCGGGGAGGCGTGCGCCAGGGCCTTGATCCAAAAGCGCCACCAGCTGCAACCCCAGCAGTGGTTGCACCCCACGGTGCTGGTCTATGGCGCCAAAAAAAACAGCCCGGCCAGAAGCACTTCCCCCGATGCCTTACAACTGGGCGACTGGGGGGTGAACGTCGTCGAGACGGCCTCGGCGGCCAAACTACTCCAGGCCATCGACAAAGAATCGAACCGCAGCCAAAAACCGGCCGATAGCTTCTTTGTCTCGGTGGTCGACGAAGCCTGA
- a CDS encoding VOC family protein: protein MSSTVNSFHSGLRTTATPYLCTRDASEALEFYKNAFGATEAMAPMTDPSGKIMHAEIKIGDALIMFADEFPDMGFLSPQALGGSPVTIVMRVEDVDTFADRAVAAGAKLVAPVEDQFYGERMGKLIDPFGHVWMISTPIEAVTPEELHKRFAALYG, encoded by the coding sequence ATGAGCAGTACGGTCAACTCTTTTCACAGTGGCCTCCGGACCACCGCGACCCCTTATCTGTGCACTCGGGATGCCAGCGAGGCGTTGGAGTTTTACAAGAACGCCTTTGGAGCGACCGAGGCCATGGCGCCCATGACGGACCCGAGCGGCAAAATCATGCACGCCGAGATCAAGATTGGGGACGCGCTTATCATGTTTGCCGACGAATTTCCCGACATGGGCTTTTTGAGCCCGCAGGCGCTCGGCGGCTCGCCGGTGACCATCGTGATGCGCGTCGAGGATGTGGATACGTTCGCCGATCGGGCCGTCGCCGCCGGAGCGAAGTTGGTCGCTCCTGTAGAGGACCAGTTCTACGGCGAGCGCATGGGCAAACTCATCGACCCCTTCGGCCACGTCTGGATGATCTCGACACCCATCGAAGCAGTGACGCCCGAGGAGCTGCACAAGCGCTTCGCCGCCCTCTACGGCTGA
- a CDS encoding FG-GAP repeat domain-containing protein — MDFAPAVNVATVSFSQDLVTGDFDGDGDLDLGTVGSSQLQVLTNTGNGSFASAGVFAVGSYAVGATVGDLDGDGDLDIAVVTSRGYLSGRDQAVVLLGNGDGTFAAPATDRVGASPFEITSADFDGDRDLDLATVNFGSQNVSVLPNRGDGTFGRVRNFATASAAPRAIAAGDLDGDSDVDLVVGDNYDSAIVLVNNGRGRFANGGTFAVGDFPEAVAVGDLDGDGDLDLATANIGSDDVSVLLNNGNATFAAQRRFAVGDLPNAIAIADFDDDGNLDLAIANQGPDTVAVLLNQGKANFATAQNFGVAVNPIAVVSGDFDGDGDSDLATGNNPSASVSVLLNTTP; from the coding sequence GTGGACTTTGCCCCGGCCGTCAATGTGGCGACCGTGAGCTTCTCGCAGGATCTCGTTACCGGCGATTTTGACGGCGACGGGGATCTGGATCTGGGGACTGTGGGCAGTTCCCAACTGCAGGTGCTCACAAACACCGGCAACGGCTCCTTCGCCAGTGCGGGCGTTTTTGCCGTCGGCTCGTATGCCGTTGGGGCCACCGTGGGCGATCTCGACGGCGACGGCGACCTCGATATCGCCGTCGTCACCTCCCGCGGTTACCTGTCCGGTCGCGATCAGGCGGTGGTTCTTTTGGGCAACGGCGACGGAACCTTTGCCGCCCCGGCCACGGATCGCGTCGGTGCCTCGCCCTTCGAGATCACCTCCGCCGACTTCGATGGCGACCGGGACCTGGATCTGGCCACAGTCAACTTCGGCTCGCAGAATGTCTCGGTGCTACCCAACCGGGGCGACGGCACCTTCGGGCGGGTGCGCAATTTTGCCACCGCAAGCGCCGCACCGCGGGCCATCGCCGCGGGCGACCTCGACGGCGACAGCGATGTGGATCTAGTGGTGGGAGACAACTACGACAGCGCCATCGTGCTGGTCAACAACGGCCGGGGCCGATTTGCGAACGGCGGTACCTTTGCGGTCGGGGACTTTCCGGAGGCCGTGGCCGTGGGCGACCTCGACGGCGACGGCGATCTCGACCTGGCCACGGCCAACATCGGCTCCGACGACGTTTCGGTCCTGCTGAACAACGGCAACGCCACCTTCGCAGCCCAACGCCGCTTTGCAGTCGGGGATCTGCCGAATGCCATCGCGATCGCCGACTTCGACGACGACGGCAATCTCGATCTGGCGATCGCCAATCAGGGTCCGGACACCGTTGCGGTGCTGCTCAACCAGGGGAAGGCCAACTTCGCCACCGCCCAGAATTTTGGGGTGGCCGTCAATCCGATCGCCGTGGTGAGCGGCGATTTTGACGGCGACGGCGACAGCGATCTGGCCACGGGCAACAACCCTTCGGCCAGTGTCTCAGTGTTGCTCAACACCACCCCGTGA
- a CDS encoding SGNH/GDSL hydrolase family protein, with protein sequence MDTLHTRRASGPPVWGSLCALAFVLAVLCLGTPAASAQALSPAKAQRLYVFGDSLVDVGNVFIVSRGSFPPSPPYFAGRLSNGPLWIEDLAARLNLPLQPSLEGGTGYAFGGATTGFKPSQPPPPGVPPAIPGVLTQVATFAEAQPPVAPEDLFFVVAGSNDILLFGESDIDLLLDNVATALSELYAQGARTIVVANLPPLSRTPLAGSDPQQVAALSVLTRTYNRKLERRLQLLEQTQPGLKPILLDAYTLVLALIDNPARFGLTNVTEPCLTETAVCPNPELFLFWDEVHPTATVGRILADYAYAVLARSVLPVAR encoded by the coding sequence ATGGACACTTTGCACACCCGGCGGGCGAGTGGCCCGCCGGTCTGGGGTTCTCTTTGCGCATTGGCATTCGTCCTGGCCGTGCTTTGCCTGGGAACCCCTGCTGCCTCAGCACAGGCGCTTTCTCCTGCCAAGGCCCAGAGACTCTACGTCTTTGGCGACAGCCTTGTCGATGTCGGCAATGTCTTCATCGTTTCGAGGGGTAGCTTCCCTCCCAGTCCGCCGTACTTCGCGGGCCGCCTGTCCAACGGCCCGCTGTGGATCGAAGATCTGGCCGCCCGGCTGAACCTGCCTTTGCAGCCCAGTCTTGAAGGGGGTACTGGCTACGCCTTTGGAGGTGCAACCACAGGCTTCAAGCCGTCGCAACCCCCGCCCCCCGGCGTCCCCCCCGCAATCCCGGGCGTACTGACCCAGGTGGCCACTTTCGCTGAAGCCCAGCCGCCGGTGGCCCCGGAGGATCTGTTTTTTGTCGTGGCGGGTTCCAACGACATCTTGCTTTTCGGCGAGAGCGATATTGACCTGCTGCTCGACAACGTCGCCACGGCTCTTTCGGAACTTTACGCCCAGGGGGCGCGGACCATCGTCGTGGCCAACCTGCCGCCCCTATCCAGAACGCCCCTGGCGGGTTCCGACCCCCAGCAGGTTGCCGCTTTGAGCGTGCTGACGCGGACCTACAACCGCAAGCTGGAACGCCGGTTGCAGCTGTTGGAGCAAACCCAACCCGGCCTCAAGCCGATCCTGCTCGACGCCTACACTTTGGTGCTGGCGCTTATCGACAACCCGGCCCGCTTCGGGCTCACCAACGTCACCGAGCCCTGTCTGACAGAAACTGCGGTCTGCCCCAATCCAGAGCTGTTCCTGTTTTGGGACGAAGTGCACCCCACCGCCACCGTCGGCCGCATCCTCGCCGATTACGCCTATGCCGTGCTGGCGCGCTCCGTGCTTCCGGTTGCCAGATGA
- the aac(3)-IV gene encoding AAC(3)-IV family aminoglycoside N-acetyltransferase: MLESQIECHALSRAVLTEQLHALGVEAGGVLLVHMSFRATRPIEGGPLGLIEALRGVLGATGTLVMPSWSGEDDEPFDPLTTPAAPSLGIVADLFWRLPGVLRSNHFHAFAAIGPEAAWITSDPLPLPPHIPESPVGRVHDLNGQVLLLGVGHDANTTLHLAEILAGVPYRLPTYCTVLQDGRPVRIDYEENDHCCERFAFADEWLRARGLQSEGRVGHAHARLARARDIVGVALKHLAGDPLLFLHPPSAGCVECDEARRSTGA; the protein is encoded by the coding sequence ATGTTGGAGAGTCAAATCGAGTGCCATGCGCTGAGCCGAGCTGTACTAACCGAGCAACTACACGCCCTTGGAGTTGAAGCAGGCGGTGTCTTGCTGGTACACATGTCCTTCCGGGCCACACGACCGATCGAGGGCGGACCGCTCGGGCTGATCGAGGCTCTGCGGGGCGTCCTCGGTGCGACCGGCACCTTGGTGATGCCGTCTTGGTCGGGGGAGGATGACGAACCTTTCGACCCCCTCACCACTCCAGCGGCGCCAAGCCTCGGAATCGTCGCGGACCTTTTCTGGCGGCTGCCCGGTGTTCTGCGAAGCAACCACTTTCACGCCTTCGCAGCAATTGGGCCTGAAGCTGCATGGATCACCTCCGACCCACTGCCGCTGCCGCCCCACATCCCCGAAAGCCCGGTCGGTCGCGTGCACGATCTGAACGGACAGGTGCTCCTGCTCGGGGTCGGTCATGACGCCAATACGACGCTCCACTTGGCGGAAATCCTCGCGGGTGTTCCGTACCGCCTGCCGACCTACTGCACAGTTCTCCAGGACGGACGTCCGGTTCGGATCGACTACGAGGAGAACGACCATTGCTGTGAGCGCTTTGCCTTCGCAGACGAGTGGCTGCGGGCGCGGGGGCTTCAGTCCGAAGGGCGCGTAGGACACGCTCATGCACGGCTCGCGCGCGCTCGGGATATCGTCGGAGTTGCCCTCAAACACCTGGCCGGCGACCCGCTCCTGTTCCTCCATCCCCCAAGTGCAGGGTGTGTCGAATGCGACGAGGCGCGAAGAAGCACAGGCGCTTGA